From a single Nicotiana tomentosiformis chromosome 2, ASM39032v3, whole genome shotgun sequence genomic region:
- the LOC104109168 gene encoding calmodulin-binding receptor kinase CaMRLK, producing MKIFFTFIIFLSLFTFSSKSESTCKNNTDLSLVSKAFSFVYGFNITWFSSNCSSTTPITVIKLSSRNLTGTVSWKYLRNLSHLHTVDLSNNSLKGSVHPLFWSISSLVEVNLSKNKLGGTIAVTSSSPIQRLDLSFNRFTNLGSTFYGFPNLTSLDLSHNDLKILPFWFNNLTKLENLSISSCNIYGNPKPISHIKSLKHLDVSFNHMNGTFPDDFPPISSLKFLNISFNNFTGLIPQDQFAKFGNSSFIHAGHLQSKNLKLPNPKNSSELHIKHHNFTTPPHKVLPIKQKPTKPMDKNTKRKKPKSRKRVLITGISAASAFLILAIGSVILCLYKRRKTVARKNKWLISKPIQIPFRMDKSGPFSFETESGSSWVADIKEPSSAPVVMFEKPLMNFTFKDLIAATSHFGKESLLAEGRCGPVYRAVLPGDLHVAIKVLEHARELGNDDAIALFEELSKLKHPNLLPISGFCIAGKEKLVLYEFMANGDLHRWLHELPTAAINVEDWTTDTWEQQNGSHLTSPEKMEWHTRHRIAVGIARGLAYLHHAQSKPVVHGHLILSNILLADDFEPRIADFGLSHDRVSGSTEKDVYDFGVVLVELLTGKTGSDDTIKLVRRLVKDGHGADALDSRLRLGGDSVSGMVECLRVGYLCTAESPNKRPRMQQVLGLLKDIHPTNSELILS from the exons ATGAAAATCTTCTTCACTTTTATCATCTTCCTTTCTCTTTTCACATTCTCATCAAAATCAGAGTCCACTTGCAAAAACAACACAGATTTATCTCTAGTTTCCAAGGCTTTCAGCTTTGTTTATGGCTTCAACATCACTTGGTTCAGCTCAAACTGTTCCTCTACCACTCCAATAACTGTGATAAAGTTATCTTCAAGAAATCTAACTGGCACAGTCTCATGGAAGTACTTAAGAAACTTGTCACATCTTCATACTGTAGATCTCTCGAACAATTCCTTAAAAGGTTCTGTTCATCCTCTGTTTTGGTCAATCTCATCTTTGGTTGAAGTCAACTTATCCAAGAATAAGCTAGGGGGAACAATTGCTGTTACAAGTTCATCTCCTATTCAAAGACTTGATCTTTCTTTCAACAGGTTCACCAACTTAGGCTCTACTTTTTATGGTTTTCCCAATCTCACTTCTCTTGACCTTTCACATAATGATCTCAAGATTTTGCCTTTTTGGTTCAACAACCTAACCAAGCTTGAAAATTTGAGCATTTCTAGTTGTAACATTTATGGCAATCCAAAACCCATTTCACATATCAAGTCACTAAAGCATTTAGATGTTTCTTTCAACCACatgaatggtacatttccagatGATTTCCCTCCTATTTCCAGTCTTAAATTCTTGAATATCTCATTCAACAACTTCACTGGCCTAATACCTCAAGACCAGTTTGCAAAATTTGGGAACTCTTCTTTTATTCATGCTGGCCATTTGCAAAGCAAGAATCTAAAATTACCAAATCCCAAGAATTCCTCAGAACTTCACATCAAACATCATAACTTCACAACCCCACCACACAAAGTGTTGCCTATCAAACAGAAACCTACTAAACCAATGGACAAAAACACCAAGAGAAAAAAACCCAAATCAAGAAAGAGAGTTTTAATCACAGGCATTTCAGCTGCTTCTGCATTTCTAATCTTGGCCATAGGGTCAGTCATTTTATGTCTATACAAGAGGAGAAAAACAGTGGCTAGGAAAAACAAATGGCTAATCTCAAAACCAATTCAAATACCATTCAGAATGGACAAGTCAGGGCCATTTTCATTTGAGACAGAGTCAGGAAGTTCGTGGGTAGCTGACATAAAAGAACCAAGTTCAGCACCAGTTGTGATGTTTGAGAAGCCATTGATGAACTTTACATTCAAGGATCTCATAGCAGCTACATCTCACTTTGGGAAAGAATCATTGTTAGCTGAAGGGAGGTGTGGGCCCGTTTACAGAGCCGTACTTCCAGGTGACCTCCACGTGGCAATTAAGGTCCTAGAGCATGCTAGGGAACTAGGAAATGATGATGCTATTGCTTTGTTTGAAGAACTGTCAAAGCTTAAGCACCCTAATCTGTTGCCTATTTCTGGTTTCTGCATTGCAG GGAAAGAGAAGCTAGTGTTGTACGAGTTCATGGCTAACGGTGACCTCCACCGATGGCTACACGAGCTTCCAACTGCTGCCATCAACGTGGAGGATTGGACTACTGACACGTGGGAGCAGCAAAATGGGTCCCATCTGACATCACCGGAGAAAATGGAATGGCACACGCGCCACCGCATTGCAGTGGGCATAGCGCGTGGACTCGCCTACCTCCACCACGCTCAGTCAAAGCCGGTGGTTCATGGCCATTTGATACTGTCTAATATCTTATTGGCCGATGACTTTGAACCTCGAATAGCCGACTTTGGACTGAGTCACGACCGAGTCAGTGGATCCACTGAGAAGGATGTGTACGATTTTGGAGTCGTATTAGTGGAGTTACTAACTGGAAAAACTGGTTCGGATGACACGATCAAGTTGGTGAGAAGGCTAGTGAAGGATGGACATGGAGCCGATGCGCTTGACTCGAGATTAAGACTCGGTGGTGACTCAGTGAGTGGGATGGTGGAGTGCCTCCGAGTTGGATATTTGTGTACGGCGGAGAGCCCAAACAAGCGACCGAGAATGCAGCAAGTTTTGGGTTTGCTAAAAGACATACACCCCACCAATTCGGAACTCATTTTGAGTTGA